CGCGCGTGCGCCCCGCGATGGGCATGCCCACCACCACGTCCTCCTGCCCCGCGTAGCGCCCCAGCAGGAGCTGCCACGCCGCCAGCAGCGTCATGAACAGCGTCGAGCCCTCCCGCTGCGAGAGCGCGCGCAGCGCCCGCGAGGTGTCGGGCTGCAGCTCGACGGAAAGGGACCTTCCGCCCGGGTCCGGCACCTGCGAACGCGGCCGGTCCAGCGGCAGCTCCAGGAGCGGCGGCGCGCCCGCCAGCTGCTCGCGCCACCAGCCGAGCTGGGCCTGCAGCGTCTCGCCCCGTAGGAGCTTGCGCTGCCAGAGGGCGTACTCGGGGTACTGTACCCTGAGCGGGGCCAGCGGCGACTCCCGACCCTCAGAAAACGCCTGGTAGAGCGCGGAGACCTCCCGCACCAGCACGCCCATCGACCAGCCGTCCGACACGATGTGGTGCATGGTGAGCAGCAGCGCCCAGCTGTCCTCGCCCAGCCGCACGGCCGTAGTCCGCAGCAACGGACCGACCGCGAGGTCGAAGGGCCGCAGCGCCTCTCCGGCGACCAGCGCCTGCAGCTCGGCTTCCCGCCTGGAGGCGCGAATCAGGCGGAGGTCCACCTCGCGGAGAGCCGCGGGGGCCGGCTCCCCCACCACCTGGAGGGTACGGCCCGAGATGGTGCCGAAGGTGGTGCGCAGCGACTCGTGGCGGCGCACCACCTCGTCGAGCACGCGACGGAGCACCGCCGGGTCCAGTGCCCCCCGCACCCGCAGCGCCGCCGCCATATGGTACGCAGGGCTCGATGGGTCCAGCTGGTGCACGAACCAGAGCCGCTGCTGCGCGAACGAGAGCGGGAAGGCGTTCTCCCTCCGCGCCCGATCCTGGAGCTTCTCCGCCAGGAGCCGCCGCTTTTCCTCGACCTCCGGGTCCCCGCGATCCGCCACCGTGCTGTTCACCATTCCAGTTCTTCCTCTGCCGCCAGGTCGCCCAGCAGCCGGTCGAGGTCCGCTTCGGAAAGCTCATCCATCTTCGACAGGATCTCTCCCGCGCGCTGGCGAGGGCCGATGTCGGGGGTGGTGGCGGTGCCGCCCAGGGGCACCACCTGCGCGAACTCGGCAACGGTGGGGGCCTCGAACATTGCCCGCAGCGGGACGTCGACCCCGAGCGCCCCCCGCACGCGGGAGACGACGTGGGTAGCCAGGAGCGAGTGCCCGCCGAGCGCGAAGAAGTCGTCGTGCACTCCGATCCTCCGGGCTCCCAGCACCTCCGCCCAGATCTCCGCGAGCACCTCCTCCGTGGGATTCCGGGGCGCCACGTACGCGTCCACGCTCGGTCCCGCGTCGGGCGCGGGGAGCGCACTCCGGTCCAGCTTCCCGTTCGCAGTCAGAGGCAGCGCTTGCACCCCCACCAGTGCGGAGGGCACCATGTACTCCGGGAGCCGCTCCCGGAGCCAGCCGCCCAGCTCCACCAGCGAAATCCCCCCGCTCGCCGGCACCACGTATCCGACGAGCCGCCTCTCCCCGGACGCGTCCTCCCGCGCCAGCACCACCGCTTCGCGCACGCTCGCGTGCGACTTCAGCGTCGTCTCGACCTCGCCGGGCTCGATGCGGTAGCCCCGGATCTTTACCTGCTCGTCGACCCGCCCCAGGAACTCCAGCGTCCCTTCCGCGTTCCACCTCGCCCGGTCGCCCGTGCGGTACATGCGCGCGCCCGCCAGCGCGGAGAACGGATCGGGGATGAACCGCTCCGCCGTCAGCTCCGGCCGCCCCAGGTAGTCGCGCCCCACGCTCGCCCCCCCGATGCACAGCTCGCCCGGAACGCCCACGGGCATCGGCGTCATGGAGCCGTCGAGCACGTACAGCGGTGCATTTCCCAGCGGCCGCCCGAGGAGGTGCCGGCCCCCGCCCTCCTCGCCGGTCGCGAGATGCGCGGCGCAGATGATCGTCGCCTCCGTGGGCCCGTAGAGGACGTGCGTGTCGGCCCGGGGGAAGACCTCTCGCATCTCGCCCAGGAGATCCGGCGGAACGGCGTCTCCGCCGACGAAGACGCAGCGCAGCCGCGGCAGGGTCCCGCGCCGCGCGCGCGCCGTCTGCACGAGCTGCCGCATCAGCGAGGGTACGGCGTGCAGCAGCGTCGCACCCTCGAGATCCTCCACCAGCGCTTCCAGGTCCACGACGCGCTCGCGAGGGACCACCTGCACCGAGGCGCCGCACAGCAGGGGGAGCAGGCACTCGAACGCCCAGATGTCGAAGGCGAACGAGGCGAGCGAAACGATCCGGTCCCCCTGGCCGAAGCCGAAGGCCGCGCGGGCGGCGAGCAGGGTGTTCGCCAGGCTGCGGTGTTCGATGCGCACGCCCTTGGGCCGGCCGGTGGAGCCAGAGGTGTAGATCACGTACGCCAGGCTGTCGGGGCAGACCGCGACCGGCGCCGCCGCCCCGGTGTACCCGGACGGACCGGCGTCCAGCAGCGCCACCTGCGCCCCGTGCTCCGGGAGCACGCCTGCCAGCGCCGCCTGCGAGACCAGCACCGGCACCTCACTATCGGCCAGGATGTAGGCGATCCGCTCGGGCGGATACGCCGGGTCCACCGGGACGTAGCCCCCGCCGGCCCGGAGGATTCCGAGCACCCCGACGATCATGTCCGCGGAGCGCTCCACGCACAGCCCGACCCGCTTCTCCGGTCCCACGCCCATCCGGCGCAGGACGCGGGCGAGCCCGTCGGCGCGCGCATCCAGCTCGGCGTACGTCAGCGTCGCGTCCGGTGCGATGACCGCCGTGGCTTCCGGCGTCCGCGCCGCCTGCTCCGCAATCAGCTCGTGCACCGGCCGGTCGACGGCGACGTCTCCCCCGTCCGGGTTCCACCCGCGCAGCACCTGCTCACGCTCCCCCGCGCCGAGCATCTCCAGTTCCGACAGGCGGCAGCCGGGGTCCGCCAGCGCCCCCCGGAGCACCGAGCCGAGGTGGCCCGCCATCCGCTCGACGGTCGTGGCATCGAACAGGTCGACGGCGTAGGTGAAAGCGGCGCCGAGGCCGTCCCTCTCCTCCCCGACCGTCAGGCTGAGGTCCCACTTCGCCTGGTCCTCCACCCACTCCAGCGGCTCCATCCGCACGCCGCCCAGCCGCACGCCCTCCTCCGGGTCGCCTTCCTCGAAGGTGAAGGTCACCTGGAAGAGCGGTGTCCGGCCCAGGCTCCGCTCGGGCTGGATCTCCTCCACCAGTCGCTCGAAGGGGAGGTCCTGGTGCGCGTAGGCGCCGAGCGTAGCCTCCCGTACGCGCCCCAGCAGCTCGCGGAAGGTGGGGTCGCCCGAGAGGTCGCCGCGCAGCGCGAGCGTGTTCACGAAGAACCCGATCAGCCCCTCCGTCTCCAGCGCGACGCGGTTGGCAATGGGAGTGCCGACGACCAGGTCGTCCTGTCCCGAGTACTTGGCGAGCAGGGTTTGGAAGGCGGCGAGAAGCGTCATGAACAGCGTCGTCCCCTCCCGCCGGGAGAGGGCGCGCAGGGCCCCGGAAGTCTCCGTCCCGAGCGCGAAGAGGTGCCGGGCGCCCCGGGAGCTCGGCACCGCGGGCCGCGGACGGTCCGCCGGGAGCTCCAGCACCGGCGGCGCGCCGGCCAGCGACGCGCGCCACCAGGCGAGCTGCCGCTCCAGCACATCGCCGGTGAGCCATCCCCGCTGCCAGACCGCGAAGTCCGCGTACTGCACGGGCAGTTCGGGGAGCGGGGAGGGCGCGCCGCGCGTGAACGCCTCGTAGAGCGCCGAGGTCTCGCGCACCAGCACCCCCATGCTCCAGCCATCGGAGACGATGTGGTGCATGGTGAAGAAGAGCACCCACGCGTCGACGCCGGACCTCGCCGCGAGGGCGCGCAGCAGGGGCCCGTGCCGGAGGTCGAAGGGGCGCGTCGCCTCGTCCTCGGCGATCCGCCTCAGCTCCGCCTCGCGCTCGTCCTCCGGGAGCGCGCGCAGGTCGGCGGTGCGCAGGATCGGCGGGACGGCTTCCAGCACCACCTGGGCGGCATCGCCGCCGTCGGACGAGATGACCGTGCGGAGCGCCTCGTGCCGGCGGACGACCTCCTCCAGCGCCCGCTGCAGCCCCCCGGCGTCCAGCGCGCCGCGCACCCGCAGCACGAACGGGACGTGGTATGCCGAGCTCTCCGGGTCCATCTGGTGAAGAAACCAGAGCCGCTGCTGCGCATACGAGAGCGGGAGCGGCCGGTCGCGCGGGGCGGGGACGATCGGTGGGGCGTGCGTCCCCGCGCCTTCGCCCAGCAACCCCTCCACTCGTCGGGCGAGCCCGACCACGGTCGGGGCCGCGAACAGGGAGCGGAGCGGCAGCTCCGTCCCGAACGCCTGCCGCACGCGCGAGACGATGCGCGTCGCCAGCAGCGAGTGCCCGCCGAGCGCGAAGAAGTCGTCCCGCGCCCCGACCCTGGCGAGACCCAGCACCTCGGCCATGATCCCGGCGAGCATCTCCTCGGTGGGAGTCCGGGGTGCGACGTAGCCGCGTCCCGGTGCCGGCGCTCCGGGCTCGGGAAGCGCTCGGCGGTCCAGCTTGCCGTGCGCGGTGAGGGGCAGCTCCGGGAGGAAGACGAACGCGGAGGGCACCATGTAGGACGGGATCTCCCGAGCCAGCCGCTCGCGGAGGTCGTCGGCGGTGACCCGCTCGTCCGCGTCGGGGCGCACCCGGACCCCTCCGGGAGCGACGATCCGGCGGTGCAGTGCGTTGGGCTGGGCCGGGCGCCGCAGGTGCCAGGAGTCGTAGGCGAACGTCTCGTTGCTCCCGTCGCTCCGCACGAGCACCCCGCGCAGATGGTAGTCCGGGTACGTGCCGGTCTCGCCCGGCACGCCGCTGCACTCCACCCGCAGCACGTCCCCGACGCCCACCTCCACCCCCGGATAGAAGGCCGGGAAGAACATGGGCAGCCAGGCGCACTCGTCCTCCAGCGCATCGACCGCCATCCGCTCGCCGGGGTAGAGCTGGATCCAGAGGAGGAACCCGTCCAGCCGCCCCGCCTTCCCGATCCGCAGCTCCAGCTCGCTCCGCAGGACGGGGTCCGAGCGCCGGGTGAAGTCCAGGTCCTCGAAGAGCGCGGCGTCCGAGAGCAGGTGGTCCTTCGGGAAGCCCTTCACGCACAGGCGCACGTCGTCGCGGTGCCCGATGGCCCGGAAGATCCGCTCCGCGTACTGCGCCCCCAGCTCCTCGAAGGCTGGCTGTGCGTGCAGCTCCTCCGGGAGGGCGACCGCCGCGATCCGCGTGGCGCAGCGGCGGGGGATCATGGCCCCTCCCGGCTTCAGCCAGCGCCGAGCGTGGTTGAGGATGGCGACCGCGCCCGCGGAGCTGCCGATGCAGCCGATCAGCTTCGAGACGCAGACGTCCACCGGCTCCGGGAGCTCCACTGCGGTGGCGTCGCCGTGGATCAGCTCGATCCGGTCCTCCAGTCCCAGGTCCCGGATCGTCTCCTGCGCCTTGCGGAAGGACTCCTCCATCACCTCGACGGCGTACACCTTCCGGGCGCCGGCCTCCACGCACAGGCGGGCGAGGACGCACTCGCCGCCCGTGCCCACGTCCACGGCGACCCTGCCGCGCACGACCTCCGCGAGCGCCTCGCGGTAGCCCTGGTTTCGCCGGTCGTCGCGAGCCATGGCGTGGTAGAGGAGATCGTCGTACACCGGGTACTCGCCGTGCGACGGCCACAGCTCGGCCCGCGCCGACCCCGTCCGGCGCAGCCCCTCGGGGCCCGCGGCGTACCCTTCGGCGGGAGCGAGGTAGGCTGCCAGCAGGCGATCGCCCGCCCTGTCCCACGCGACGACCGCCGCCTCGCGAATCGAGGCATGGGCGGACAGGGCGGCCTCGACCTCCGCCGGCTCCACCCGGAATCCGCGGATCTTGACTTGCTGGTCGATGCGACCCTGGAACTCCAGGTTCCCGTCCGCCAGCCAGCGCACCCGGTCGCCCGTGCGGTAGAGTCGTGCCCCCGGCACACCGCCGAACGGGTCCGGGACGAAGCGCTTCGCCGTCAGGGCCGGCTGGCCGTGGTAGCCGCGCGCGACGCCCTCGCCGCCGATGAACAGCTCACCGGGGACGCCGAGCGGGGTGGGGTGGAGGGCAGGGTCCAGCACGTACAGCCGCACGTTCCCGTGCGGCGTCCCCACCGGGAGGTTGGACCAGCGCGCGCCATCGTCGCCCGCCTCCAGGCGGAGCGTCGTGGAGGTGCACGCCGTCTCCGTGAGCCCGAAGACGTGGACCAGGGGTACTCCGAGCGCGCTCCACTCGGCCAGGCGCTCCGGGAGCACCCGCTCACCCCCGACGATCACGAAGCGAAGGCTCGCGGGGAGCTTCATCCCGCCGCGGGTCAGCTCCTGGACCCACTCGTGCCAGTATGCCGTGGGCAGCTCGAAGCCGGTCACCCCCTCCGCCTCCACCACCCGCAACAGCTCGCGCGGGGTGAGCAGGTTCCCGGAGGCCAGGACCACGGCAGCGCCGCTGAGCCAGGCCGGGAAGAGCTCTTCCACCACCACGTCGAAACCGGGCGAGGCGAACTGGAGGAAGCGGTCGGACGGGCCGAGCCCCAGCCGCCGGGCCATGTCCGTGGCGAAGTTCACCACGCAATGGTGCGGAACCGCGACGCCCTTGGGCTGCCCCGTCGAGCCCGAGGTGTAGATCACGTACGCCAGGCTCTCGGGGAAGACGGCGGGTTCCGGCGCCTCGGGGGCGGCGTCCAGGCGCTCCCACTCCGTGTCCAGGCACACCACTCCCGGCGCGGTCGCGGGGAGCCGCGCCGCGACCGCCTCCTCGGTGAGGACGAGCCACGCGCCGGAGTCGGCCAGCAGGTACCCCAGCCGCTCGGGCGGGTACTCCGGGTCGAGCGGGAGGTACGCGGCGCCCGCCTTGAGCGTCGCCAGGATGGCCACCGGCATCGAGGGGCCCCGCCGCACGCAGATCCCCACCCGCGCCTCGGGCCGCACTCCACGGGCGAGCAGCTGGCGCGCGAGGCGGTCGGCGCGCGTGTCCAGCTCGGCGTAACTCATCGCCCCCCCGTTCCAGATGACCGCCGCGGCGTCCCGGGTGCGTGCCGCCTGCTCCGCGAAGAGCGCATGGAGAGAGCGCCCGCGCGGATACTCGCGATCCGTCGCGTTCCACTCCGTCAGGAGCCTGGCGCGCTCGGTCTCCGTGAGGAGGGGAAGGTCGCAGGCGCGCCGCTCGGGGTGGATGGTGATCCCCTCCAGCAGCACCGCGAAGTGCTCCGCCAGGCGCCGGGCGGTAGCGGGATCGAAGAGCTCGGTGCTGTACTCCAGCTCCACCTTCAGCGCATCCGCCGTCTCGCTCGCCGCCAGCGTCAGGTCGAAGGGGATCGCGCCGCTGTGGGTGTCCCGCGCCTCCAGGGTGAGCCCCGGGAGGCGGAGGTCGTGCGCGGGGGCGTTCTGGAGGGCGAAGAGTACCTGGACGAGGGGGTGGCGCCCGGTGTTCCGCTCGGGGGCCAGCTCCTCCACCAGCCTCTCGAAGGGGAGGTCCTGGTGCGCATAGGCGCCCAGCGCCGCCTCCCGGACGCGGGCCAGGAGCGCGGGGAACGACGGGTCGCCGGAAAGGTCGCCGCGCAGGACGAGGGTGTTGACGAAGAAGCCGATCAGCCCCTCCGTCTCGTTCCGGGTGCGCCCGGCGATGGGGGTGCCCACCAGGAAGTCCTCCTGCCCGGAGTACCGTGCGAGGAGAACCTGCCAGGCGGCCAGGAGCGTCATGAACAGCGTCGCCCCTTCGCGGCGCGAGAGCGCCTGCAGCGCCTCGATCCGCGACGCCGGGACCGTGAAACGGTGCGAGGCCCCGCGGAAGGTGGGGGCGGCGAGGCGCGGGCGGTCGATCGGTAGCTCCAGCACGGGGGGAGCCCCGGCCAGCGTCTCGCGCCACCAGCCGAGCTGCCGCTCCAGGACCTCGCCCGCCAGCCACGCCCGCTGCCAGGCCGCGTAGTCCGCGTACTGTACCGGGAGCGGCGGCAGCGGCGAGGGCTCGCCCCGGCTGAAGGCGTCATAAAGCCCGGACACGTCGCGCACCAGCACGCCCATGCTCCACGCGTCGGAGACGACGTGATGGAGCGTGCAGAGGAGGACGTGCTCCGCTTCCGCGAGCCGCAGGAGGAGGTTGCGGAAGAGCGGACCCCGGGACAGGTCGAAGCGACGCAGCGATTCCTCGGCGGCGAGTCGCGCGGCCGTCGCGCCCCGCTCCTCCTCCCGCAGCCCCGCGAGGTCCACCAGCGGAAGGCTCGCCTCCTCGGGGGGGAGCACCACCTGCACCGGCTCCCCCGCCGTCTCGGCGAACACGGTGCGCAGGGTCTCGTGGCGCCGCACCAGCTCCGTCAGGCTCCGCCGCAGCGCCCGGGTATCCAGCGCGCCGCGCAGCGAGAGCGCGGCGGGCACGTGATACGCGGAGTCGTCCGGATCGATCTGGTGGATCACCCAGAGCCGCTGCTGCGCGAAGGAGAGCGGGAGCGGCCCGGTCCGGGGGAGCCGGGTGGGCGGCGGGGCGCACACGGCTGCGCCGTCGCGGAGCAGCGCCTCCACCCGCTCCGTCGCCGCAGCCACGGTGGGTGCCTCGAAGAGCGCCCGCAGCGGCAGCTCCACCCCGAACGCCTCGCGGACCTGCGAGACGGCGCGCGTCGCCAGGAGCGAGTGCCCCCCCAGCTCGAAGAAGTCGTCGTGGGCGCCCACCCGGTCCACCCCCAGGACGTCGGCCCAGATCTCCGCGATCATCTCCTCCGCCGGACCCCGCGGGGCGACGTGCGTCCCGGCCGCCGAGGGCGGCACGGGAGCTGGGAGCGAGCGCCGGTCCACCTTCCCGTGCGCCGTCACCGGGAGCGCGTCCAGCGCCACGAAGGCGGTGGGGACCATGTAGTCCGGCAGGCGGTCGCCGAGGTGCGACCGGAGGACGGCGGCCGTCGGCGCCCCCTCTTCGTCGCCCACCACGTACGCCACCAGCCGGCGCTCGCCGGGGACGTCCTCGCGCACCGCCACGACCGCCTCGCGCACCGCCGGGTGGCGCAGGAGCGCGAACTCCACTTCTCCGGGCTCGATGCGGAAGCCGCGGATCTTCACCTGCTGGTCCACGCGCCCCACGAACTCCAGCGTTCCTCGATCGCTGCGTCTAACCCGGTCGCCCGTACGGTACAGCCGCGCTCCCGGCCGGCCGGAGAACGGGTCGGGGACGAACTTCTCCGCCGTGAGCTCCGGGCGCCCGAGGTAGTCGCGGGCCACCCCCGTCCCGCCGATCAGCAGCTCACCGGGGATCCCGGCGGGGACCAGTTCCCCGTTCCAACCGCACACGTAGACCCGCACGCCACCGAGCGGGAGACCGATCGGGTATCCCTCGACATGTCCCTCCGCGGGCACCAGGTGCGACGTCGCCAGGACCGTCCCCTCGGTGGGGCCGTACAACACGTGCACCGCGGCCGAGGGGAACGCCTCCCGCATCCCGGTGAGCAGGTCGGGCGGGACCTGATCGCCCCCCACCAGGACACGGCGGAGCGCCGCGAGTCCCCCGCGCCGCCGGCACACGTCCACCACCCGGCGCATCAGTGCGGGGACGGCGTGCAGCACCGTCACCCCCTCGAGCTCCCGGACGAGCGAATCCACGTCCACCACCCGGTCGGCGGGAACCACGCGCGTGGTCCCGCCCGCCACGAGCGACGCCAGGAGCTCGAGCAGGGAGATGTCGAAGGAGAAGGAGGCGAGCGCGGCGACGGTGTCGCCGGCACCGACCCCCAGCTCCGCGCGCGCGGCGACGAGAAGGTTCGCCAGGCTTCCGTGCTCCACGCGGACCCCCTTGGGGCGGCCCGTCGAGCCCGAAGTGTAGATGATGTACGACAGGCTCCGCGGGTCCACGACGGCGGGAGCGAGACCGCCGTCGGCGGTGGTGGAGGCAGGTAGAGCGGCGTCCAGGCACACGACCCGGGCGGCGTGCTCCGGGAGCGTGGCGACGAGCGCGCGCTCCGTCAGGACGACGGCCAGGCGCGAGTCCTCGACGAGGTAGCGGAGCCGCTCGGATGGGTACGACGGGTCCAGCGGGACGTAGACGCCTCCGGCCCTCCAGACCGCGAGGAGCGCCACCACGCTCGTGATGCCGCGCTCGAGGCACACCCCCACGGGGGTGCCCGGGTGCACCCCCAGCACGCGCAGCCCGGCGGCGAGGCGGCCCGATCTGCGGTCCAGCTCCGCGTAGGTGAGCCGGTGCTCGCCGCACAGGACGGCGACCGCGTCGGGGGCGCGGGTGGCCTGGTCCGCGAAGAGGGCGACGGCGGTGAGGCCCAGCGGGGGGGCTGCGTCGTCGCCGCTGCCGTGATTCAGGATCGCCGCCTGCTCCACGGTGGAGAGGGGCGCGAGTTCGCCGAGGCGCCGGTCCTCCCCTGCAGCGATCTCCGCCAGGATCTCCCCCAGGTGCTCCAGGACCCGGGCCGCGGCCGCATCGCCGACCCGGCGACGGTCGTAGGTGAGCCGGAAGGCCAGGCGATCTCCCGGGATGACCGCGAGGGCGACAGGATAGTTCCCCTGCTCAAGGGCCTGGAGTTTCTCCACGCGGAGGCCGAGCCCGCCCGCCGCCCCGACGAGCGTCCCGTCCACCGGGTAGTTCTCGAACACCAGGAGGGTCTCGAAGAGCTGTTCACCTGCGCCGATCTCGCTCCAGCGCAGCACCCGGGCGAGCGGGGTGTGCTCCCACTCCCGCAACTGGGCCTGGCGCTCCTGCACTCCACGGAGCCAGGGGAGCACGCACGCCTCTGCGGCGACCCGCACCCGAACGGGGAGGGTGTTGATGAAGAGACCCACCATCTCCTCGACGCCGTTCAGCTCCACGGGACGTCCCGAAACAGTGGCCCCGAAGAGCACGTCGTCGTCCCCCGAGTAGCGAGCGAGGAGAAGCGCCCAGGCACCCTGCACCAGCGTGTTCAGGGTGACGTGGTGGGCGCGGGCGAATTCCTCCAGCGACGTGGTTCGGGCCGGGTCCAGGAGGAGCTCGTGGCGGCCGTAGCCCGGCCCGTCGGCGGGGGCGCTCCCGGGCGCGTGGTCGATCCCGAGGGGGGTCGGGGCCGCAAAACCGGCCAGGGCCTCGCGCCAGAAGCCCTCCGCCCCGGAGTCGTCGCGCCGGGCCAGCAGGGCAACGTAGTCGCGGAAGGGGCGGGGCTCCGGGAGGGTGGCGGCCTCGCCGAGGGAGCCGGCGCCGTACTGCGCGACCACGTCCCGCAGGACGAGCGGAAGGCTCCACCCGTCGAAGCTCATCTGGTGGAAGCTCCACAGCAGCGAGTGCGCAGCCTCTCCGGTGCGGATGAGCGTCAGCCGCATCTGCGGCGGGCGCGCCAGGTCGAAGCCGCGGGCGCGGTCCTCCGCCAACAGGCTGTTCAGCCGCTCCGCGCGCTCCTCCTCCGGAAGCGCGCGCCAGTCGAGCCGCTCGAAGGGGAGCGCCACGCGCGACCGTACCACCTGGAGCGGTCGCGTCACTCCCTCCCATACGTACGTCGAACGCAGCGCGGGATGGCGTTCCACCACCCGGGACCAGGCGCGTTCGAACGCGTCGGCGTCCAGCTCCCCCTCCAGGGCGAACCCGTACTGCGCCACGTATGCCCCCCCGTCGGGGGCGTACACGGAGTGGAAGAGCATCCCCTCCTGCATGGGGGTCAGCGGATACACGTCCTCCACCCCCCGCCCGTCTTCCACCACCCGGTCCAGCGTCGACTGGTCGAGCCCCGCCAGGGGGAAGTCGGACGGGGTGCACCCACCCGCGTCGCCGGACGCGCAGTGGACGATCAGCGACCGCAGCTCCGCCAGCACCCTCTCCGCCAGCCGCCGCACCGTCTCTTCGCGGTGGGCCATCCTGCTGTAGCGCCACACGAAGCGGAGCGAGCCTCCCTCCACCATCGCGTCGACCTCGAGGAGCCGGGGGCGCCACGCCGCCGGGGAGATCGCCGGGCCTGCGGTATCCAGCGTCAGCGCGAACGGGGCATCGGCCCCACCTTCCGCCTCTACCTGCCCGAGGTAGTTGAAGGTCACCTCCGGCTCGGGAAGCGCCGCCAGTGCCTCACGCGCCGGAGCGCTTCCCAGCCAGCGGAGCGCCCCGTAGCCGATCCCCCGGCCGGGAACGGCCCGGAGCTGCTCCTTGACCGTACGGAGCGCCGCCCCGGGAGAGGGAGCGTTCCCGGGATCCAGGAGCACCGGGAAGAGGGTGGTGAACCATCCGACGGTGCGGGACAGGTCCACCGCCTCGAACAGGTCCTCGCGGCCGTGGCCCTCCAGCTCCACCAGCACCGGCCCTCCCGTCCACCCGGACATCGCGCGCGCGAGCGCCGTCAGGAGGGCGTCGTTCACCTGGGTCCGGTACACGGGTGGAACGTCCCGCAGGAGCGCCGCCGATTCCATGGGGGAGAGCGCGACGGTCAGCGTCCGCGTGGTCCCTGCGGTGTTCGCCGCGCGGCCGTCGGCGTAGTCGAGCGGGAGGGAGACCGCGGCATGGCGCGCCCCGTCCGTCCAGTACGGGAGCTCGGCATCGAATCCGCCGGAGCGGGCATGCGCGTCGAGCCGGAGCACCCACGCGCGAAACGGCGTGCTCTCCGGGGGAAGGGCGGCCTCCGCGCCGCTGTACGCGGCCCCCAGGTCCTCCATGAGGACGCGCCAGGAGACACCA
This sequence is a window from Longimicrobiaceae bacterium. Protein-coding genes within it:
- a CDS encoding condensation domain-containing protein, with protein sequence MVNSTVADRGDPEVEEKRRLLAEKLQDRARRENAFPLSFAQQRLWFVHQLDPSSPAYHMAAALRVRGALDPAVLRRVLDEVVRRHESLRTTFGTISGRTLQVVGEPAPAALREVDLRLIRASRREAELQALVAGEALRPFDLAVGPLLRTTAVRLGEDSWALLLTMHHIVSDGWSMGVLVREVSALYQAFSEGRESPLAPLRVQYPEYALWQRKLLRGETLQAQLGWWREQLAGAPPLLELPLDRPRSQVPDPGGRSLSVELQPDTSRALRALSQREGSTLFMTLLAAWQLLLGRYAGQEDVVVGMPIAGRTRAEVEGLIGFFVNTLVLRADLSGDPTFRELLGRVREATLGA